The sequence below is a genomic window from Streptomyces sp. B21-105.
TGCACACCGGCCCGCTCACCGGCTCCGACCACGTGGTGCGCGGACCCGAGCGGGCCGACCTGCGTGCGACGGGCGCGATCGCGGTCGACATGGAGTCGGCGTCCACGCTCTGGAGCGCCGTGCGCGCCGAACCGCGCCCGGTTGCGGCCGTACGGGTGGTCGTGGACGCTCCTGAACATGAACTCGTCCGGATCGGCACGGTGCGCGGTGGAATATCGGCCTTCCGCGTCCTTCGCCGCGTCCTGCCTGCTTTTTTCGAATGGCACCGTAATGTTCTGCTCCCCCGGAGGTGAGCCACATGGCCATGCCGCTGCGCCAGTCCATCAAGGTCGCTACATACCTGGCTGAACAGAAGCTCCGCAAGCGGGACAAGTTCCCGCTCATCGTCGAACTGGAACCCCTCTTCGCCTGCAACCTCAAGTGCGAGGGCTGCGGCAAGATCCAGCACCCGTCGGGAGTGCTCAAACAGCGCATGCCGGTCGCCCAGGCCGTCGGCGCGGTGCTGGAGTCCGGCGCGCCGATGGTGTCCATCGCGGGCGGCGAGCCCCTGATGCACCCTCAGATCGACGAGATCGTCCGCCAGTTGGTGGCGAAGAGGAAGTACGTGTTCCTCTGCACCAACGCCATGCTGCTGCGCAAGAAGATGGAGAAGTTCACGCCCTCGCGCTACTTCGCGTTCGCCGTGCACATCGACGGTCTGCGGGAGCGGCACGACGAGTCGGTGGCGAAGGAAGGCGTGTTCGACGAGGCCGTGGCGGCCATCAAGGAGGCCAAGCGGCGCGGCTTCCGGGTGACCACCAACTCGACCTTCTTCAACACCGACACCCCGCAGACCGTCGTCGAGGTGCTCAACTTCCTCAACGACGACCTCAAGGTCGACGAGATGATGATCTCGCCCGCCTACGCCTACGAGAAGGCGCCCGACCAGGAGCACTTCCTGGGGGTGGAGCAGACCCGCGAACTGTTCAAGAAGGCGTTCTCGGGCGGGAACCGGCGCCGCTGGCGGCTCAACCACTCGCCGCTGTTCCTCGACTTCCTCGAGGGCAAGGTCGACTTCCCGTGCACCGCGTGGGCCATCCCGAACTACTCGCTCTTCGGCTGGCAGCGGCCCTGCTACCTGATGAGCGACGGATACGTGCCGACGTACCGCGAGCTCATCGAGGAGACCGACTGGGACAAGTACGGCCGCGGCAAGGACCCGCGATGCGCCAACTGCATGGCGCACTGCGGCTACGAGCCGACCGCCGTACTCGCCACCATGGGGTCGCTGAAGGAGTCCCTGCGCGCGATGCGCGAGACCGTCAACGGAAACCGGGAGTGAGACGATGACCGCCGTCTCCCTGGGCGTCCCCGGGATGCCGGTCCGGCCGGTGGCGTCGCGACGCGAGTCGCGGCGGATCCAGGTCGGTTCCGTGGCGGTCGGGGGCGGGGCCCCGGTGCCGGTGCAGTCGATGACGACGACGCGTACGTCGGACATCGGGGCGACGTTGCAGCAGATCGCGGAGCTGACGGCGTCCGGCTGCCAGATCGTGCGGGTGGCGTGTCCGACGCAGGACGACGCGGACGCGTTGTCGACGATCGCGCGCAAGTCGCAGATCCCGGTGATCGCGGACATCCACTTCCAGCCGAAGTACGTGTTCGCGGCGATCGAGGCGGGCTGTGCGGCGGTGCGGGTGAACCCGGGCAACATCAAGCAGTTCGACGACAAGGTGCGGGAGATCGCGAAGGCGGCCGACGAGCACGGCACGCCGATCCGCATCGGCGTCAACGCGGGTTCGCTGGACCGCCGGCTGCTGCAGAAGTACGGCAGGGCCACCCCCGAGGCGCTGGTGGAGTCGGCCCTGTGGGAGGCGTCCCTCTTCGAGGAGCACGACTTCCGCGACATCAAGATCTCGGTCAAGCACAACGACCCGGTCGTGATGATCGAGGCGTACCGGCAGCTCGCCGCGCAGTGCGACTACCCGCTCCACCTGGGCGTCACCGAGGCCGGCCCCGCCTTCCAGGGCACGATCAAGTCGGCGGTCGCCTTCGGCGCGCTGCTCTCCCAGGGCATCGGCGACACCATCCGGGTCTCGCTGTCGGCGCCGCCGGTGGAGGAGGTCAAGGTCGGCAACCAGATCCTGGAGTCCCTGGGCCTCAAGCAGCGCGGTCTGGAGATCGTCTCCTGCCCGTCCTGCGGCCGCGCCCAGGTCGACGTCTACAAGCTCGCCGAGGAGGTCACGGCTGGGCTTGAGGGCATGGAGGTCCCGCTGCGCGTGGCGGTCATGGGGTGTGTGGTCAACGGCCCCGGCGAGGCGCGGGAGGCGGATCTGGGGGTCGCCTCCGGCAACGGCAAAGGGCAGATCTTCGTGAAGGGCGAGGTCGTCAAGACCGTCCCCGAGTCGAAGATCGTCGAGACCCTCATCGAGGAGGCGATGAGGATCGCCGAGCAGCTGGAGCAGGAGGGGGCCGCCTCCGGGGCCCCCGTGGTCACGGGGAAACCGGCAGTGACGGTGAGTTGAGGCAAGGCACCAACGGAGAGGGGGCCCGACGTGACGATCCTGGAGACCATCCGGCAACCACGCGACCTGAAGGCGCTGTCCGAGGCGGAACTCGGTGAACTGACCGACGAGATAAGAGAGTTCCTGATCCACGCGGTCGCCAGGACCGGTGGGCATCTGGGGCCCAACCTGGGCGTGGTGGAACTGACCGTCGCCCTGCACCGGGTGTTCGAGTCGCCGGACGACCGCATCCTGTGGGACACCGGCCACCAGAGCTATGTGCACAAGCTGCTGACCGGACGTCAGGACTTCTCCAAGCTGCGCGGGAAGGGCGGCCTGTCCGGCTATCCCTCGCGCGAGGAGTCCGAGCACGACGTCATCGAGAACAGCCACGCCTCCACCGCGCTGGGCTGGGCCGACGGGCTCGCCAAGGCGCGCCAGGTGCAGGGCGAGAAGGGCCATGTGGTCGCGGTCATCGGCGACGGCGCGCTCACCGGCGGCATGGCCTGGGAG
It includes:
- the hpnH gene encoding adenosyl-hopene transferase HpnH codes for the protein MAMPLRQSIKVATYLAEQKLRKRDKFPLIVELEPLFACNLKCEGCGKIQHPSGVLKQRMPVAQAVGAVLESGAPMVSIAGGEPLMHPQIDEIVRQLVAKRKYVFLCTNAMLLRKKMEKFTPSRYFAFAVHIDGLRERHDESVAKEGVFDEAVAAIKEAKRRGFRVTTNSTFFNTDTPQTVVEVLNFLNDDLKVDEMMISPAYAYEKAPDQEHFLGVEQTRELFKKAFSGGNRRRWRLNHSPLFLDFLEGKVDFPCTAWAIPNYSLFGWQRPCYLMSDGYVPTYRELIEETDWDKYGRGKDPRCANCMAHCGYEPTAVLATMGSLKESLRAMRETVNGNRE
- the ispG gene encoding flavodoxin-dependent (E)-4-hydroxy-3-methylbut-2-enyl-diphosphate synthase, with product MTAVSLGVPGMPVRPVASRRESRRIQVGSVAVGGGAPVPVQSMTTTRTSDIGATLQQIAELTASGCQIVRVACPTQDDADALSTIARKSQIPVIADIHFQPKYVFAAIEAGCAAVRVNPGNIKQFDDKVREIAKAADEHGTPIRIGVNAGSLDRRLLQKYGRATPEALVESALWEASLFEEHDFRDIKISVKHNDPVVMIEAYRQLAAQCDYPLHLGVTEAGPAFQGTIKSAVAFGALLSQGIGDTIRVSLSAPPVEEVKVGNQILESLGLKQRGLEIVSCPSCGRAQVDVYKLAEEVTAGLEGMEVPLRVAVMGCVVNGPGEAREADLGVASGNGKGQIFVKGEVVKTVPESKIVETLIEEAMRIAEQLEQEGAASGAPVVTGKPAVTVS